One genomic segment of Centropristis striata isolate RG_2023a ecotype Rhode Island chromosome 13, C.striata_1.0, whole genome shotgun sequence includes these proteins:
- the si:busm1-163l24.3 gene encoding uncharacterized protein si:busm1-163l24.3 codes for MAELGRTVRVSNLPTVIEDNRLRDKLFIHFLRARNGGGEINSVTIVKTTPASALITFEDSGVAQRVIQHSPHVLDVDGEKYKVTVKEHHEILDPDKVILSLSATVDHRQLPEGITALTSLHKNHPDIQLNYDATEEVYTLRGSYSKVQAALAQLFGPKSAENKDSGEPATSGSKSVQRAQKPHTQESEDLIRKPNKQKEQREKVPISRPSDEYNSSSYRDLTPGGNGWEDTGQTEGAALQLPGHPTTPEEDFSLIVDADMFQYLQKHCRKEYQHILSQYGVDVVDFTNQGLTTLFLQVATGVEGGRDQERLKLSRKAISKFYQDNETKIRRDQIPRSILSLKGGTQKAIEDLSVRFPKLLLNEDERNIYIVGSSSDVSEAKQFLLLESSDVRSKKEDEASLLRYPSYDSSPDEQRVPLTISSTADSLDEKIDQLLRSGEDERRAEGARRYKLAARFKDSGLAALGSRPTDFTLRGFSSSSRQTRLGPLVGHDVLSETAGIPGESVSGALAQNIAGDILFKSGDALPSTASMQYKTSSNSYLLGTRPKSLTSPLSTTQTGVLVSTALPPAGSGSTLKRASSFSGTPQQKAQVKSQKSQDDSSKPTVRTRGRSSSFSSQTGRDKREVYNAEMTVSVVMWKHIKEAYSTRVDDLTSDVQMKESSSEGSGEQTVTLRGASSSKVSSCQQGLQMLVDSVGADFSVHELRLSDLGITDKADETLQVCCAEVRSRFKKVTIQSLKKSLFLLGPEKLCSQVAASLREVFSGDSAKIPEQQDLSGPSTSHQSLSTFLQMNEDQRTSPYSYSNSQLMQENQTSNADGTDSSQERTAKQKSDFSETDLVNGSINQPLVRKDPVVKEKVKIAGTGEMDGQKIETYVSQSKTTTPTDKDTALHKKERTIHSTQKDSVQQRQTEIQDTPEESRPGVGCICVCGKSEMLVKTKCGASMCSKCLDTVHIHCRVCHETEQTPRGIQGKMSYSKLNISIPGHHKDAIKITYCIPDGIQADDHPSPGEPFQGAVFEAYLPDSDKTKKLLPRLEKAFKQGLTFTVMGKEKGAKVTWDCIPHKTTLYGGKPGNGYPDSTYLTRLSEVLNSKGIEEPPAKS; via the exons GTCATCTTAAGTTTATCAGCGACTGTTGATCACAGGCAGCTTCCTGAGGGAATAACAGCACTGACAAGCCTTCATAAGAACCATCCTGATATCCAGTTAAACTATGATGCTACTGAGGAAGTCTACACGTTACGTGGGTCCTATTCCAAAGTCCAGGCTGCTTTGGCGCAACTTTTTGGCCCAAAATCAGCAGAAAACAAAGACTCAGGTGAACCAGCCACTAGTGGCTCCAAGTCTGTTCAGAGAGCACAGAAGCCTCATACTCAGGAGTCAGAGGATCTAATCAGGAAACCTAATAAGCAAAAAGAACAACGAGAGAAAGTTCCCATTAGCAGGCCTTCTGATGAGTACAACTCCAGCTCTTATAGAGACCTAACGCCTGGTGGTAATGGCTGGGAAGATACTGGTCAGACAGAGggtgcagctctgcagcttcCTGGGCATCCTACTACACCAGAGGAGGACTTCTCACTGATTGTGGATGCAGACATGTTCCAATATCTGCAGAAACACTGCCGGAAGGAATACCAGCACATCCTTAGTCAGTATGGTGTTGATGTGGTGGATTTCACGAATCAGGGGTTGACTACTCTGTTTTTGCAGGTTGCAACAGGAGTAGAAGGTGGGCGAGATCAGGAGCGCCTCAAGTTGTCGAGAAAGGCGATAAGTAAGTTTTACCAGGACAATGAGACCAAGATCCGTCGAGACCAGATCCCGAGGAGTATCCTGTCACTCAAGGGGGGGACGCAAAAGGCGATTGAGGACTTAAGTGTCAGATTTCCCAAGCTTCTTCTCAATGAAGATGAGcgaaatatttatattgttgGGAGCAGCAGTGACGTGTCTGAGGCCAAGCAGTTTCTTCTCCTGGAGTCCAGCGACGTGAGGAGTAAAAAAGAGGATGAAGCCAGTCTTCTTAGATATCCTTCATATGATTCATCACCTGATGAACAGAGAGTCCCTCTCACCATTTCCTCCACTGCAGATTCTTTGGATGAAAAGATAGACCAGCTGCTGAGGTCAGGGGAGGATGAAAGGAGAGCCGAAGGAGCCAGAAGGTATAAACTAGCTGCACGGTTTAAAGATTCAGGGCTTGCTGCATTAGGCAGTCGACCAACTGACTTCACCTTAAGAGGGTTTTCATCTTCCAGTAGACAAACACGCCTTGGGCCATTGGTAGGACATGATGTCCTGTCAGAAACAGCAGGGATTCCTGGTGAAAGTGTCTCTGGAGCATTAGCCCAAAACATTGCAGGGGACATCTTGTTTAAGAGTGGAGATGCTCTTCCTTCAACTGCTTCTATGCAGTATAAAACCTCCTCAAACTCATATTTACTCGGTACTCGACCCAAGAGTTTAACATCCCCCCTTAGCACAACTCAGACAGGTGTTTTAGTAAGTACTGCGCTTCCACCTGCTGGGTCTGGATCCACCTTAAAGCGAGCCAGTAGTTTCTCAGGAACGCCTCAGCAGAAAGCCCAAGTTAAGAGTCAGAAGAGTCAAGATGACTCCAGCAAGCCCACTGTCAGAACCAGGGGCCGGTCCTCTAGCTTCAGTAGCCAAACAGGGAGGGACAAGAGAGAAGTTTATAATGCAGAGATGACAGTTTCTGTTGTCATGTGGAAGCATATAAAAGAAGCCTACAGCACCCGAGTTGATGATCTCACCTCTGATGTCCAGATGAAAGAGAGCTCCTCAGAGGGTAGTGGTGAGCAGACAGTCACCTTAAGAGGGGCGAGCTCATCCAAAGTGAGTTCATGTCAGCAAGGTTTACAGATGTTGGTTGATTCAGTTGGTGCAGACTTCTCTGTGCACGAGCTGCGTTTGTCAGATCTGGGTATCACTGACAAAGCAGATGAAACCTTACAGGTTTGTTGTGCTGAGGTGCGCAGCCGATTCAAGAAGGTCACCATTCAGAGTTTAAAGAAGAGCTTATTTCTTCTCGGCCCAGAAAAGTTGTGTTCTCAGGTAGCTGCTTCTCTGCGGGAGGTTTTTTCTGGAGATTCGGCCAAAATACCTGAACAACAGGACCTTTCTGGCCCGTCTACCTCCCATCAAAGTCTATCGACATTTTTACAAATGAATGAGGACCAACGAACGAGCCCGTACTCTTACAGTAATTCTCAGTTGATGCAGGAGAACCAAACAAGCAATGCTGATGGCACTGATAGTAGTCAGGAAAGGACAGCAAAACAGAAGAGTGACTTCAGTGAGACAGATCTTGTAAATGGATCCATTAACCAACCATTAGTGAGAAAAGACCCTGTTGTTAAAGAGAAAGTGAAAATTGCAGGTACAGGGGAGATGGATGGACAGAAGATTGAGACATATGTCAGCCAGTCCAAAACAACAACCCCCACTGATAAAGACACGGCCCTCCATAAGAAAGAGAGAACTATACATTCCACCCAAAAGGACAGTGTACAGCAAAGACAAACAGAGATCCAGGACACCCCAGAGGAATCCAGACCAGGTGTGGGGTGCATCTGTGTTTGTGGGAAGAGTGAGATGTTGGTGAAAACTAAGTGTGGGGCTAGCATGTGCTCAAAGTGTCTGGACACTGTACATATCCACTGCAGAGTGTGTCATGAGACGGAGCAGACGCCGCGGGGCATCCAGGGCAAAATGAGCTACTCTAAACTAAACATCAGCATACCAGGTCATCACAAAGACGCGATCAAGATCACTTACTGCATCCCTGATGGTATCCAAGCG GACGATCACCCTTCTCCAGGAGAACCATTTCAGGGAGCTGTGTTTGAAGCTTATCTTCCTGACAGTGATAAGACAAAGAAGCTGCTGCCCCGGCTGGAAAAAGCCTTCAAACAGGGACTCACCTTCACAGTGATGGGCAAAGAGAAAGGGGCCAAGGTTACCTGGGACTGTATCCCACATAAGACCACCCTatatggaggcaaaccagg GAACGGCTACCCAGATTCCACTTACTTGACTCGCTTGTCTGAGGTCTTGAACTCCAAAGGGATCGAGGAGCCACCTGCCAAGTCTTAA